From the Gossypium hirsutum isolate 1008001.06 chromosome A02, Gossypium_hirsutum_v2.1, whole genome shotgun sequence genome, the window CAAAACCGTTGATGGTtgtactaaaataaatatttatcatttaattttcatatatgataatagttttctttcctttttgcagCAATGTGAATACTGACTGAAACTGAAATATGCTGAGTGACGCATGCAGTAATTGATAAATAGAATCTTTTCTATTTATGTTGGTtgttgcttttattttattttactttccgTAAAACAATCAAGTGTTTGGATAAatggaaataatatatatatttaaaattaaaacattaattttgtgAGTGGCAAAATACGTGATATTTAACTCTATGgggaaaaatatgtatatttggaTGTGTACCATTTACTTATTGTATATaaaataagttgaatttttatGGTTGATGTCTTTGCTTTTTgctttaagatttttttaatgaaaagtgcaataaggaaaaaagaaaaaacaacgcaaaaattttggaatatatttttatgaatatttagtTCGTATATATAAACCACTCTGTATTGTAAATATATACTAAATGTTTTAATCGGCCCCAAAATCAAATAGCAAGGTTCGCcacctgaaaaaaaaaagaaatgaaaacgaaatataaataaataaaagcaaacagaCCATCCAGGGCCTAAGAAAGCGAAAAGCAATTGATGACACTAATAATCAAATAGAGTTTTAAGTTTACCACAAGTATAATTTGTGAAATGGCATCCATGTTATCAACTATTGGCATTATATTAATTGCAAAATTACTTCCTAATCTCATAATATTAATATCTATGTATATCATACAACATTTACTCATGTCATATTAACTTCTATTTGAGCTAGGTTATAGGCAGGTCCAGAGTTATGTTTTCCTTCATGTTTATAGCCAAGTTACATTGAGAGCATGAGTAATGCTTCTGTGTTTCTTCTTGCAGGTAAATTGGTTGAGAATGTGGTGATCATAGGCTCAGGTCCTGCTGGATATACAGCAGCAATATATGCAGCTCGTGCGAATTTGAAGCCTGTAGTGTTCGAGGGATATCAAGTTGGCGGTGTACCTGGTGGCCAGTTGATGACTACCACTGAAGTTGAGAACTTCCCTGGTTTTCCTGATAGAATAACTGGTCCAGATTTGATGGATAGGTAtttaaaagaaagatgaaagTCTATTTCTTTCTTTGCTAATTTTATTGACAACTACTGTTTCAGCTAGAGTTATATAATTGGAGTCCTGATCGTGTTTTGACTAGGATGCGACGACAAGCTGAACGTTGGGGAGCTGAATTGTTCCAAGAAGATGTGGAACACATTGATGTTAGAAGTAATCCTTTTACAATACAGAGTAGTGAACGTGAGGTGATGTGAATTTCCGTTGGCTACTTTTgtttttatgttcatttgattgaATTATTAGCATGGTGATAGAACTATGACTTGAATCACAACATTATGTCCAATGTTCGTTACTCCTTGCTTTTTATGGCACTTTTTCTTTATTCATATTGTTCCTTACATTTCTATTTCAGGTTAAGTGTCATAGTGTTATTTTTGCTACTGGAGCTACAGCAAAAAGGCTAAGGTTACCTCGTGAAGATGAATTTTGGAGCAGGGGAATTAGTGCTTGCGCAATTTGTGATGGAGCATCACCATTATTTAAAGGTCAAGTACTTGCTGTGGTTGGAGGAGGTGATACAGCTACTGAGGAAGCaatatatttaacaaaatatgctCGTCATGTTCACTTGCTTGTTCGTAGGGACCAACTAAGAGCATCAAAGGCAATGCAAGATAGGTGAGTTTTACCAACTgctatttttgtttaaaattttatggccAATATTTTACATCTTAATTTAATGATTGGTTTTTTCAAATTGCTTAGAGGTGTATGTAATGTTCTTCTTGCTTGTGAGATGTCTTATCAAAAGTTTTGGATTCATGACTATCAGAAAACCCATATGTTACTGATTTTCTTGcagaagttatatatatatatatgtgtgtgtgtgtgtgtgtgttagaGGATGTTCAAAATGTTGACAATTGACATGCTTACTGTAAAGGTTCCTGATTGTTTGTGGGCCTTGTTTTATTCCATTCCATTTCATTTTTGTGCTCTGTGGTCCTTGTTTGGGAGCGAGACTTAAGAGTTTAAGGTTGGTTTTCCAGTGTCCCTTTCAGAAGCTGGGCTATGTTGTGGTGACTGTCTGATTTTTACGTCtccttttgttcttttatttaaatgcaGTAAGCTCTTAGTGCTAGCTGAAATTTCTCATGGTGGTTCGAATTGCTACCTTGATTGTGGTGCATTGTGTACTAATGAGCAGTTCGTATGTATGTTGAGTTTTCAACTCCCTGAATGTTTTTTTAACAGGTTAATTATCACGAATGTTTCAGAGTTTACAACAATCCAAATATCACCTTGCACTTCAATACAGAGGCTGTGGATGTTGTTAGCAATACAAAAGGTCAAATGTCAGGCATATTAACCAGAAGAATTGATACTGGAGAGGAATCTGTGCTCGAGGCAAAGGGCTTGTTTTACGGTATTGGACATTCACCAAATAGCCAGCTGTTGCAAGGTCAAGTCGAACTTGATAGCTCTGGATATGTGCTAGTAGAGGAGGGTACTGCTAAAACTTCTGTGGAAGGTGTATTTGCAGCAGGAGACGTGCAGGTAATCTTCCTTTGTTCATGTTGGTTTGTGACCAGTCAGCAAATATTTCATCTTCCCAAAACCTTGAGATTTGCGTGCCAGAATTCAGGGCATGTTCACATGAGCCTTTTGAGAATATATTAATCTGACAATGCAAACACTTGTGTTTTGGAATTATTCATAATACCTTAGTAAGGGCATCTAAAGAATCTAAGGATTGCTCTAGCATCAATTGAAGGTGGTAAAATATAGGAAACATCAAGGAAAAAGATAATGAAATGCTCTCATCTTGCTTTTGGAATGTTGGTGGGTAAGAGTAACCCAATTATAATAATGAGAGTGTGAATCTTTGTCTTGTTCATCAGGTATGAACTCAATGAGCCAAACTTTTGGTATACTTTTCTCTCTTATAATCCCGTACAATGACCTATGGTATGTCATATTTTCCTAAGTTTTCCCTTGTGTTTGGAGCCAGCCTCCCGTTCATTCATACTTCCTTTGTGGTGTTGAATATGAGTAAGC encodes:
- the LOC107934030 gene encoding thioredoxin reductase NTRC, whose product is MAVSPNIRISIPLPSTPSTYHRLPMSTLSYPFFFFYSSPPRALRFHSPPTRHRPLSLRPKASVETPAASGKLVENVVIIGSGPAGYTAAIYAARANLKPVVFEGYQVGGVPGGQLMTTTEVENFPGFPDRITGPDLMDRMRRQAERWGAELFQEDVEHIDVRSNPFTIQSSEREVKCHSVIFATGATAKRLRLPREDEFWSRGISACAICDGASPLFKGQVLAVVGGGDTATEEAIYLTKYARHVHLLVRRDQLRASKAMQDRVYNNPNITLHFNTEAVDVVSNTKGQMSGILTRRIDTGEESVLEAKGLFYGIGHSPNSQLLQGQVELDSSGYVLVEEGTAKTSVEGVFAAGDVQDHEWRQAVTAAGSGCVAALSVERYLVRNDLLVEFHQPQTEEVKKELTDRDIQEGFDITLTKHKGQYALRKLYHESPRLICVLYTSPTCGPCRTLKPILSKVIDEFDQNVHFIEIDIEEDPEIAEAAGIMGTPCVQFFKNKEMLRTVSGVKMKREYREFIEANK